Proteins co-encoded in one Oreochromis aureus strain Israel breed Guangdong linkage group 3, ZZ_aureus, whole genome shotgun sequence genomic window:
- the LOC120435246 gene encoding ribonuclease inhibitor-like, which produces MNDLSLFEGIQEFLKSEKELSEIHCSALAFMLQMSEEVLDELDLQKYNTSERGRLRLIPAVRNCRKALLTQCGLSETHCEVVASALKSNPSHLTVLDMSGNKLQDSAVKLLCAGLESPNCRLETLR; this is translated from the exons atgaacgaCCTCTCATTATTTGAGGGGATCCAAGAGTTCCTGAAGTCAGAGAAGGAACTCTCTGAGATCCActgctcagctctggccttcatgctgcagatgtcagaggaggttctggatGAGTTGGACCTGCAGAAGTACAACACATCAGAGCGGGGACGACTgagactgattccagctgtgaggaactgcagaaaggctcT ACTGACTCAGTGTGGACTCTCAGAGactcactgtgaagttgtggcctcagctctgaagtccaacccctcccatctgacagTGCTGGACATGAGTggaaacaagctgcaggattcagcagtgaagcttctgtgtgctggactggagagtccaaactgtcgactggagactctgaggtga